The Lycium ferocissimum isolate CSIRO_LF1 unplaced genomic scaffold, AGI_CSIRO_Lferr_CH_V1 ctg243, whole genome shotgun sequence genome contains a region encoding:
- the LOC132043425 gene encoding RNA-dependent RNA polymerase 6-like — protein MGSEGSEKDLIVTQISVGGFNDDVNAKKLSEYLEEQVGQVWRCRLKTSSTPPESYPNYDIDAERVHRMNHYEKVEPHAFIHFASSQSAKNALAAAGRNELLLEEKPLKVSLGPENPFRLNERRRTTMPFKFSDVGVEIGTLVSNDDFVVGWRGSPTGVNFLVDPFNGTCRILFTKNTVFSFKGEARHAVIKCNFKIEFLLREINEIKECKDFASLIILVQLASSPLVFYRTADDDIEESVAFDLLDDDDQWIRTTDITCSGAIGRYNTYRISIRPRNGPSFKKSMKYFSESRVPVVEPCNWQRLRVRDEPDFGVPMSEPFFCFQNHEGLSFKVLFLVNAVLHKGIVNQHQMTNEFFSLLTTHQEGVNLAALKNMFSYKRPVNDAIQKLARIQRWLLNNPNLLERTVELDDVVEVRRLVITPTKAYCLPPTVELSNRVLRNYKHVSDRFLRVTFMDEGMRNLNRNVLTYYAATIVRKITSHSNPQRTAIFHRVKRILSKGFYLCGRKYSFLAFSANQLRDRSAWFFAEAPNIRVPGIINWMGKFSNRNIAKCAARMGQCFSSTYATVEVLPNEVNFELPDVKRNGYVFSDGVGMISADLAIEVAEKLHLSVNPPCAYQIRYAGYKGVITCWPAKNDGICLSLRQSMRKFDSNHTTLEICSWTRLQPGFLNRQIITLLSSLDVKDEIFWQMQEEMLSRLDKILEDSDVAFDVITASCAEAGNTAAIMLSAGFKPQSEPHLRGMLASIRAAQLGDLRNKARMFVPSGRWLMGCLDELGELEQGQCFIQVSSPSLENCFVKHGPKFSDIKKNLQVIKGLVVIAKNPCLHPGDVRILEAIDIPGLHHLYDCLVFPQKGDRPHSNEASGSDLDGDLYFVTWDENLIPPSKKSWIPMDYAPAEVKELGRQVNHTDIIEFFSKNMVQESLGEICNAHVVHADLSESGALDEKCLKLAELAALAVDFPKTGKLVTMPFDLKPKLYPDFMGKEEFQSYKSKKILGGLYRRVKDVFDREDGESAGLEFVPKDIPYDTNLEIPGYEAFIDDAWNRKCSYDGQLNGLLGQYKVNGEEEVVTGHIWSMPKYSAKKQGELKERLKHAYHTLRKEFRNVFEHIEPDFDMLRDDEKNDMYERKASAWYRVTYHPDWVTRSLELKTLDAVPNTVMLSFAWIAADYLARIKIRHRGMQYSDSTKPINSLGRYLVDKI, from the exons ATGGGATCAGAGGGTTCTGAAAAGGATCTCATAGTGACTCAAATCAGTGTTGGCGGGTTCAACGATGATGTCAATGCGAAAAAGCTTTCGGAATATCTGGAAGAACAAGTTGGACAAGTGTGGAGGTGTAGACTAAAGACTTCATCCACTCCTCCTGAATCGTATCCAAATTATGACATTGATGCAGAGAGGGTGCACAGAATGAACCATTACGAAAAAGTGGAACCTCATGCATTCATTCATTTTGCATCTTCACAGTCTGCAAAGAATGCTCTTGCTGCTGCTGGGCGTAATGAGCTCTTATTAGAAGAGAAACCTTTGAAGGTTAGTTTGGGTCCTGAGAATCCCTTCCGTTTGAATGAGAGGAGAAGAACTACCATGCCCTTTAAGTTTTCGGATGTTGGTGTAGAAATTGGAACACTGGTTAGTAATGATGACTTTGTGGTTGGTTGGAGGGGATCTCCTACTGGTGTTAACTTTCTTGTGGACCCATTCAATGGCACATGCAGAATACTTTTCACAAAGAATACTGTTTTCTCTTTCAAGGGTGAAGCAAGACATGCTGTTATAAAATGCAATTTCAAGATTGAGTTTTTGCTGAGAGAAATCAATGAGATAAAGGAATGTAAAGACTTTGCATCTCTGATAATATTGGTGCAGCTGGCTTCATCTCCGTTGGTTTTCTATAGAACTGCTGATGATGATATTGAAGAATCAGTTGCATTTGACTTACTAGACGATGATGATCAATGGATTCGAACCACAGACATTACCTGTAGTGGAGCCATTGGTAGGTATAATACCTACCGTATTTCAATTCGACCTCGCAATGGTCCTAGCTTTAAGAAGTCCATGAAATATTTCAGTGAAAGTAGGGTGCCCGTGGTAGAACCGTGTAACTGGCAGAGGCTACGGGTGAGAGATGAGCCTGATTTTGGGGTGCCCATGTCAGAACCTTTCTTCTGCTTCCAAAACCATGAAGGTCTGAGCTTTAAGGTCTTGTTTCTAGTGAATGCGGTTTTGCACAAAGGCATAGTTAATCAGCATCAGATGACTAATGAGTTCTTTTCTTTGCTTACAACGCATCAGGAGGGGGTTAATTTAGCTGCATTGAAGAACATGTTTTCTTACAAAAGGCCTGTGAATGATGCTATTCAGAAGTTAGCACGCATCCAGAGATGGCTGTTGAATAATCCTAACCTTCTCGAGAGAACTGTAGAGCTGGATGATGTTGTAGAGGTTAGGAGGTTGGTTATTACCCCAACCAAAGCGTACTGTCTTCCGCCGACTGTGGAGCTATCCAATAGAGTCCTCAGGAACTATAAACACGTTTCAGATCGATTTTTGCGAGTTACTTTCATGGATGAGGGCATGCGGAACTTGAATAGGAATGTTCTAACATACTATGCTGCTACCATTGTGAGAAAAATTACTTCACATTCTAATCCCCAGAGAACTGCAATATTCCACAGGGTGAAAAGGATTCTGAGTAAAGGATTTTATCTGTGTGGTCGAAAATACTCCTTTTTGGCATTTTCAGCTAACCAGCTGAGAGATCGTTCTGCCTGGTTTTTTGCAGAAGCCCCTAATATTAGGGTGCCCGGCATCATAAATTGGATGGGGAAGTTCAGTAACAGGAATATTGCAAAATGTGCTGCTAGGATGGGACAGTGCTTTTCATCAACCTATGCAACAgtggaagtccttccaaatgAGGTTAACTTCGAGCTTCCAGATGTAAAAAGAAATGGGTATGTTTTCTCTGATGGAGTTGGCATGATTTCAGCAGATCTAGCTATAGAAGTTGCAGAAAAGTTGCATTTAAGTGTCAATCCTCCTTGTGCTTATCAGATAAGATATGCTGGTTATAAAGGTGTTATCACATGTTGGCCGGCTAAGAATGATGGTATCTGCCTTTCTCTGAGGCAAAGTATGAGGAAATTTGACTCAAATCACACTACCCTTGAAATCTGCTCTTGGACGAGGTTACAACCTGGTTTTCTGAACAGGCAAATAATAACCCTGCTCTCGTCCTTGGACGTTAAAGATGAAATATTTTGGCAAATGCAAGAAGAAATGTTATCAAGGTTGGATAAAATACTTGAGGATTCGGATGTGGCTTTTGATGTCATTACAGCTTCATGTGCTGAGGCAGGAAATACAGCGGCTATAATGTTGAGTGCAGGGTTTAAACCTCAAAGTGAGCCTCATTTAAGAGGGATGTTGGCTAGCATTAGAGCTGCTCAACTTGGCGATCTCAGGAATAAGGCGAGGATGTTTGTTCCTTCAGGAAGGTGGTTGATGGGCTGTTTGGATGAATTAGGTGAACTTGAGCAAGGCCAATGCTTTATTCAAGTGTCAAGCCCTTCTTTAGAGAATTGTTTTGTTAAGCATGGTCCGAAGTTTTCTgatattaagaaaaatcttCAAGTAATAAAGGGCCTTGTTGTAATCGCAAAGAACCCCTGTCTTCACCCCGGGGATGTGAGGATTCTGGAGGCTATAGATATTCCTGGTTTACACCATCTCTATGATTGTCTGGTCTTCCCTCAGAAGGGAGATAGGCCACATTCAAATGAAGCATCAGGGAGTGACCTTGATGGTGACCTCTACTTTGTGACTTGGGATGAAAATCTCATCCCACCCAGTAAGAAAAGCTGGATACCGATGGACTATGCACCTGCAGAAGTTAAAGAGTTGGGTCGTCAAGTTAATCATACG GACATAATAGAATTTTTCTCAAAGAACATGGTCCAGGAGAGTCTAGGAGAAATCTGCAATGCACATGTGGTTCATGCTGACCTCAGTGAATCTGGAGCTTTGGATGAGAAGTGCCTTAAATTGGCTGAACTTGCTGCTCTAGCTGTTGATTTCCCCAAAACTGGAAAACTTGTCACCATGCCATTTGACCTCAAACCAAAACTGTATCCCGACTTCATGGGGAAAGAGGAATTTCAATCATACAAGTCGAAGAAAATTTTGGGCGGATTATATAGGCGAGTGAAAGATGTATTTGATAGAGAGGATGGAGAATCTGCTGGACTTGAATTTGTCCCTAAAGACATCCCATATGACACTAATCTTGAAATCCCAGGATACGAAGCTTTCATAGATGATGCATGGAACCGCAAATGTTCTTATGATGGTCAGCTGAATGGACTTTTAGGACAATACAAAGTTAACGGGGAGGAAGAGGTGGTTACTGGACATATATGGTCCATGCCAAAGTACAGTGCTAAGAAGCAAGGGGAATTAAAAGAGAGGCTGAAGCATGCATACCATACACTGAGGAAAGAGTTCAGGAATGTTTTCGAGCATATAGAGCCTGATTTTGATATGCTTCGCGATGATGAGAAGAACGATATGTATGAAAGAAAGGCATCCGCATGGTATCGGGTCACCTACCATCCTGATTGGGTGACTAGATCACTGGAGTTGAAAACGCTAGATGCTGTTCCGAATACTGTTATGTTAAGTTTTGCATGGATTGCAGCAGATTACCTTGCTCGAATTAAAATTAGACACAGGGGAATGCAGTATTCAGACTCGACCAAGCCTATCAATTCCCTTGGAAGGTATCTAGTTGACAAGATATGA